Proteins from a single region of Phalacrocorax carbo chromosome 25, bPhaCar2.1, whole genome shotgun sequence:
- the PRR29 gene encoding proline-rich protein 29 — MQVGAAGDPHGVWGDMPAGTYVIPHGLQPGRSGEAMPVPQQPVMILQQLPRTALAPPTGPPHVRGADLIELMMIQNSQMHQVVMNSLTVSALMAFGFGTSPAAAQAMAVPLQTGEEKEAVVFHHHYVPYPSPAPILAWPVPAQGRRLTAMRYLGTGSLAEDGEVSAVPPPPPPSATGTVGASVPPASEYYDMVEERL; from the exons ATGCAGGTGGGGGCAGCGGGGGACCCCCATGGGGTCTGGGGAGACATGCCAGCAGGAACATATGTCATCCCACATGGG CTCCAACCTGGGAGATCTGGTGAGGCCATGCCGGTGCCCCAGCAGCCAGTGATGATCCTCCAGCAGCTTCCCAGGACTGCCCTGGCCCCCCCCACTGGACCCCCACATGTCCGGGGAG CAGATTTAATTGAGTTGATGATGATTCAAAACTCCCAAATGCATCAGGTGGTGATGAACAGCCTCACTGTGTCAGCACTGATGGCCTTTGGGTTTGGGacatccccagctgctgcccag GCAATGGCGGTGCCTTTACAGACCggagaggaaaaggaggctgTGGTTTTCCACCATCACTACGTCCCCTACCCCAGTCCTGCTCCTATCCTGGCATGGCCGGTCCCGGCGCAGGGTCGGAGGCTGACGGCCATGCGGTACCTGGGCACAGGCTCATTAGCCGAGGATGGGGAGGT CAGTGCGGTTCcgccccctccaccccccagtGCCACGGGGACCGTGGGAGCCAGTGTCCCACCAGCATCAG agTACTATGACATGGTGGAGGAGAGGCTGTGA
- the LOC135317270 gene encoding 1-acyl-sn-glycerol-3-phosphate acyltransferase alpha-like, producing MEVVLLHGLLLLFLLAALLLYRYNATFHYFCKVAFFNGWIVAMATLLSPFAALRGRSVENMKLLRAVILPLKHFYGIKMQVWGSEHLNIKEPYVIVCNHQASLDIMGMVEVIPDRCVPIAKKELMYMGTVGWACWLSGIIFINRQKKEDAIDVISQTARTMRRENLRVLVFPEGTRNEAKSMLPFKRGAFHLAVQAQVPIFPIVISPYQDFFSSKDKKFTSGTCTIRILPKVKTEGLSPKDVPELTETVRQAMADALAEMSANHCGDQGAEQPLLLRCAGAGAGRGAGSLQCEEDATRISN from the exons ATGGAGGTGGTCCTGCTCCACgggctgctgctcctcttcctcttggcagccctgctgctttaCCGGTACAATGCCACCTTCCACTACTTCTGCAAGGTGGCTTTCTTCAACGGCTGGATCGTGGCCATGGCCACCCTCCTGTCCCCATTTGCAGCTCTTCGGGGACGCTCTGTGGAGAACATGAA GCTCCTGCGTGCTGTGATCCTGCCCCTCAAACACTTCTATGGCATCAAGATGCAGGTGTGGGGCTCTGAGCATCTGAACATCAAGGAGCCCTACGTGATAGTTTGCAACCACCAAGCTTCCCTTGACATCATGG GCATGGTGGAGGTCATTCCTGACCGCTGTGTGCCCATCGCCAAGAAGGAGCTCATGTACATGGGCACGGTGGGGTGGGCCTGCTGGCTCAGTGGCATCATCTTCATCAACCGTCAGAAAAAAGAAGATGCAATTGATGTCATCTCCCAGACGGCCAGGACCATGCGCCGTGAAAAT CTGCGAGTGTTGGTTTTCCCTGAAGGCACCAGGAACGAGGCCAAATCCATGCTGCCCTTCAAGCGCGGGGCTTTCCACTTGGCCGTGCAGGCTCAG GTTCCCATTTTCCCCATCGTGATCTCCCCATACCAGGACTTCTTCAGCTCCAAGGATAAGAAATTTACCTCTG GGACGTGCACCATCCGAATCCTCCCCAAGGTAAAAACTGAGGGCCTGAGCCCAAAGGATGTCCCTGAACTGACGGAGACTGTCCGCCAGGCCATGGCCGATGCCCTCGCTGAGATGTCTGCAAATCACTGTGGGGACCAAGGCGCTgagcagcctctgctcctgcGCTGCGCGGGGGCCGGTGCTggcaggggggcaggcagcCTGCAGTGTGAGGAGGACGCAACAAGGATCAGCAATTAG